A window from Catharus ustulatus isolate bCatUst1 chromosome 14, bCatUst1.pri.v2, whole genome shotgun sequence encodes these proteins:
- the PLP1 gene encoding myelin proteolipid protein isoform X2, giving the protein MGLLECCARCLIGAPFASLVATGLCFFGVALFCGCGHEALTGTEQLIETYFSKNYQDYEFLIDVIHGFQYFIYGTAAFFFLYGALLLAEGFYTTGAVRQIFGDYRTTICGKGLSATFVGITYVLTIIWLLVFACSAVPVYIYFNTWTTCQSIANPTKTSASIGTLCADARMYGVLPWNSFPGKVCGSNLLSICKTSEFQMTFHLFIAAFVGAAATLVSLVTFIIATTYNFAVLRLMGRGTKF; this is encoded by the exons ATGG GTTTACTCGAGTGCTGTGCCAGATGTCTCATTGGGGCACCCTTTGCTTCCTTGGTTGCCACTGGCCTGTGCTTCTTTGGGGTAGCACTGTTTTGTGGCTGTGGGCACGAAGCCCtcacaggcacagagcagctcatcGAGACCTACTTCTCCAAAAACTACCAGGACTATGAGTTTCTCATCGATGT CATCCACGGTTTTCAGTACTTCATCTATGGCACAGCTGCCTTCTTCTTCCTCTATGGAGCCCTGCTGTTGGCCGAAGGCTTCTACACCACCGGTGCCGTCCGGCAAATCTTTGGGGACTACAGGACCACCATCTGCGGCAAGGGCCTCAGCGCAACG TTTGTGGGCATTACCTACGTCCTGACCATCATCTGGCTCCTGGTGTTCGCCTGCTCTGCGGTGCCTGTCTACATCTATTTTAACACTTGGACCACCTGCCAGTCCATTGCCAACCCCACCAAGACCTCAGCCAGCATTGGCACCCTGTGTGCGGATGCCAGGATGTACG GTGTCCTGCCCTGGAATTCTTTCCCTGGCAAGGTGTGTGGCTCCAACCTGCTCTCCATCTGCAAGACCAGCGAG TTCCAGATGACTTTCCACCTCTTCATCGCAGCCTTCGTGGGGGCAGCTGCCACGCTGGTCTCACTG GTCACCTTCATCATCGCCACCACCTACAACTTCGCAGTCCTCAGGCTGATGGGCCGAGGCACCAAGTTCTAG
- the PLP1 gene encoding myelin proteolipid protein isoform X1 produces MGLLECCARCLIGAPFASLVATGLCFFGVALFCGCGHEALTGTEQLIETYFSKNYQDYEFLIDVIHGFQYFIYGTAAFFFLYGALLLAEGFYTTGAVRQIFGDYRTTICGKGLSATVTGGPKGRGARGPQRVHSWQRVCHCLGKWLGHPDKFVGITYVLTIIWLLVFACSAVPVYIYFNTWTTCQSIANPTKTSASIGTLCADARMYGVLPWNSFPGKVCGSNLLSICKTSEFQMTFHLFIAAFVGAAATLVSLVTFIIATTYNFAVLRLMGRGTKF; encoded by the exons ATGG GTTTACTCGAGTGCTGTGCCAGATGTCTCATTGGGGCACCCTTTGCTTCCTTGGTTGCCACTGGCCTGTGCTTCTTTGGGGTAGCACTGTTTTGTGGCTGTGGGCACGAAGCCCtcacaggcacagagcagctcatcGAGACCTACTTCTCCAAAAACTACCAGGACTATGAGTTTCTCATCGATGT CATCCACGGTTTTCAGTACTTCATCTATGGCACAGCTGCCTTCTTCTTCCTCTATGGAGCCCTGCTGTTGGCCGAAGGCTTCTACACCACCGGTGCCGTCCGGCAAATCTTTGGGGACTACAGGACCACCATCTGCGGCAAGGGCCTCAGCGCAACGGTAACTGGGGGCCCGAAAGGGAGGGGAGCGCGAGGCCCCCAGCGAGTGCACTCGTGGCAGCGGGTGTGTCATTGTTTGGGAAAGTGGCTAGGACATCCTGACAAG TTTGTGGGCATTACCTACGTCCTGACCATCATCTGGCTCCTGGTGTTCGCCTGCTCTGCGGTGCCTGTCTACATCTATTTTAACACTTGGACCACCTGCCAGTCCATTGCCAACCCCACCAAGACCTCAGCCAGCATTGGCACCCTGTGTGCGGATGCCAGGATGTACG GTGTCCTGCCCTGGAATTCTTTCCCTGGCAAGGTGTGTGGCTCCAACCTGCTCTCCATCTGCAAGACCAGCGAG TTCCAGATGACTTTCCACCTCTTCATCGCAGCCTTCGTGGGGGCAGCTGCCACGCTGGTCTCACTG GTCACCTTCATCATCGCCACCACCTACAACTTCGCAGTCCTCAGGCTGATGGGCCGAGGCACCAAGTTCTAG
- the LOC117002930 gene encoding glycine receptor subunit alpha-4 isoform X2 has product MGALRAGALAFLLLLLLGCLLPRRGPLRLVSGREEIKAGSRSSPQPMSPSDFLDKLMGRTSGYDARIRPNFKGPPVNVTCNIFINSFGSVTETTMDYRVNVFLRQQWNDPRLAYREYPDDSLDLDPSMLDSIWKPDLFFANEKGANFHEVTTDNKLLRIFKNGNVLYSIRLTLILSCPMDLKNFPMDIQTCTMQLESFGYTMNDLIFEWLEEQEAVQVAEGLTLPQFILRDEKDLGYCTKYYNTGKFTCIEVKFHLERQMGYYLIQMYIPSLLIVILSWVSFWINMDAAPARVGLGITTVLTMTTQSAGSRASLPKVSYVKAIDIWMAVCLLFVFAALLEYAAVNFVSRQHKEFMRLRRRQRRQRMEEELSRESRFYLRGYGLGQCLQPKEGAGEGPGMYSPPAASAVLREGESLRRRYIDRAKRIDTISRAVFPFTFLVFNIFYWVVYKVLRSEDIHLVP; this is encoded by the exons ATGGGTGCGCTCCGGGCCGGTGCCCtcgccttcctcctcctcctcctcctcggctGCCTCCTGCCCCGGCGCGGCCCGCTCAG GCTGGTCTCAGGGCGGGAGGAGATTAAAGCTGGTTCCCGAAGCTCACCCCAGCCCATGTCACCCTCTGATTTCCTGGACAAGCTCATGGGACGAACCTCAGGGTACGACGCCCGCATTCGACCCAACTTCAAAG GTCCACCCGTCAACGTGACATGCAACATCTTCATCAACAGCTTTGGCTCCGTCACCGAGACCACCATG GACTACCGGGTGAACGTGTTCCTGCGGCAGCAGTGGAACGACCCCCGCCTGGCGTACCGGGAGTACCCTGACGACTCCCTCGACCTCGACCCCTCCATGCTTGACTCCATCTGGAAGCCAGACTTGTTCTTTGCCAACGAGAAAGGGGCCAATTTCCACGAGGTCACCACTGACAACAAGCTCCTGCGCATCTTCAAGAATGGCAATGTGCTCTACAGCATTAG gctgacACTGATCCTGTCCTGCCCCATGGACCTCAAGAACTTCCCCATGGACATCCAGACATGTACCATGCAGCTGGAGAGTT TTGGCTACACTATGAACGACCTCATCTTCGAatggctggaggagcaggaggctgtgcAGGTGGCAGAGGGCTTGACACTCCCACAGTTCATCCTCAGGGATGAGAAGGACCTGGGCTATTGCACCAAGTACTACAACACAG GCAAGTTCACCTGCATCGAGGTGAAGTTCCACCTGGAGAGGCAGATGGGTTACTACCTGATCCAGATGTACATCCCCAGCCTGCTCATTGTCATCCTCTCCTGGGTCTCCTTCTGGATCAACATGGATGCGGCGCCAGCCCGGGTGGGCTTGGGCATCACCACGGTGCTCACCATGACCACGCAGAGTGCTGGCTCCCGGGCCTCCCTGCCCAAG GTGTCCTACGTGAAGGCCATTGACATCTGGATGGCCGTGTGCCTGCTCTTTGTCTTCGCCGCCTTGCTGGAGTACGCAGCCGTCAACTTTGTCTCCCGCCAGCACAAGGAGTTCATGCGCCTGCGCCGCCGCCAGCGCCGGCAGAGGATG gaggaagagctcaGCCGTGAGAGCCGCTTCTACCTGCGAGGCTACGGGCTGGGCCAGTGCCTGCAGCCGAaggagggggctggggagggcccTGGCATGTACAGCCCCCCGGCAGCCAGCGCCGTGCTGCGGGAAGGGGAGAGCCTCCGCAGGCGCTACATCGACCGGGCCAAGCGTATCGACACCATCTCCCGAGCCGTCTTCCCCTTCACCTTCCTGGTCTTCAACATCTTCTACTGGGTGGTTTACAAAGTGCTGCGCTCAGAGGACATCCACTTGGtgccctga
- the RAB9B gene encoding ras-related protein Rab-9B isoform X2, translating to MSGKSLLLKVILLGDGGVGKSSLMNRYVTNKFDSQAFHTIGVEFLNRDLEVDGRFVTLQIWDTAGQERFKSLRTPFYRGADCCLLTFSVDDRQSFENLSNWQKEFIYYADVKDPEHFPFVVLGNKIDKLERQVSTEEARAWCMENGNYPYLETSAKDDTNVTVAFEEAVRQVLAVEEQLEHCMLGHTIDLNSSSKSGSSCC from the coding sequence ATGAGTGGGAAGTCCTTGCTCCTAAAGGTCATTCTCCTCGGAGATGGTGGAGTTGGGAAGAGCTCCCTCATGAATCGGTACGTCACCAACAAGTTTGACTCGCAGGCATTCCACACGATTGGGGTGGAGTTCTTGAACCGGGACCTGGAGGTGGATGGGCGTTTTGTGACCCTCCAGatctgggacactgcaggacaGGAGAGGTTCAAGAGCCTGCGGACGCCCTTTTACCGGGGAGCAGACTGCTGCCTGCTGACCTTCAGTGTGGATGACCGGCAGAGCTTTGAGAACCTCAGTAACTGGCAGAAGGAGTTTATCTATTATGCTGATGTGAAGGACCCTGAACACTTCCCATTTGTAGTCCTGGGTAACAAGATAGACAAACTGGAgagacaggtgagcacagaggaGGCCCGGGCCTGGTGCATGGAAAACGGTAACTATCCGTACCTGGAGACTAGTGCCAAGGATGACACCAATGTGACAGTGGCCTTTGAGGAAGCTGTGCGGCAGGTGTTGGCagtggaggagcagctggagcactgcatgCTGGGCCACACCATTGACTTGAACTCCAGCTCCAAATCGGGCTCTTCCTGTTGTTGA
- the RAB9B gene encoding ras-related protein Rab-9B isoform X1, whose protein sequence is MGWRCHHEAALLIHTLPRNVGSRWKQAPWLFIPGCYQLAHFPVTDTLEEGVPGQYWRQSRLPWYPASPSCCNEWEVLAPKGHSPRRWWSWEELPHESIWDTAGQERFKSLRTPFYRGADCCLLTFSVDDRQSFENLSNWQKEFIYYADVKDPEHFPFVVLGNKIDKLERQVSTEEARAWCMENGNYPYLETSAKDDTNVTVAFEEAVRQVLAVEEQLEHCMLGHTIDLNSSSKSGSSCC, encoded by the exons ATGGGTTGGAGATGTCATCACGAAGCAGCACTACTCATCCACACCCTTCCCAGGAATGTTGGTAGCAGGTGGAAGCAAGCTCCGTGGCTTTTCATACCAGGCTGTTACCAGCTGGCTCACTTTCCTG TGACTGATACACTGGAGGAAGGTGTTCCTGGGCAGTACTGGAGACAGAGCAG ATTGCCTTGGTACCCTGCCTCTCCGTCCTGCTGCAATGAGTGGGAAGTCCTTGCTCCTAAAGGTCATTCTCCTCGGAGATGGTGGAGTTGGGAAGAGCTCCCTCATGAATCG atctgggacactgcaggacaGGAGAGGTTCAAGAGCCTGCGGACGCCCTTTTACCGGGGAGCAGACTGCTGCCTGCTGACCTTCAGTGTGGATGACCGGCAGAGCTTTGAGAACCTCAGTAACTGGCAGAAGGAGTTTATCTATTATGCTGATGTGAAGGACCCTGAACACTTCCCATTTGTAGTCCTGGGTAACAAGATAGACAAACTGGAgagacaggtgagcacagaggaGGCCCGGGCCTGGTGCATGGAAAACGGTAACTATCCGTACCTGGAGACTAGTGCCAAGGATGACACCAATGTGACAGTGGCCTTTGAGGAAGCTGTGCGGCAGGTGTTGGCagtggaggagcagctggagcactgcatgCTGGGCCACACCATTGACTTGAACTCCAGCTCCAAATCGGGCTCTTCCTGTTGTTGA
- the LOC117002930 gene encoding glycine receptor subunit alpha-4 isoform X1, with translation MGALRAGALAFLLLLLLGCLLPRRGPLRLVSGREEIKAGSRSSPQPMSPSDFLDKLMGRTSGYDARIRPNFKGPPVNVTCNIFINSFGSVTETTMDYRVNVFLRQQWNDPRLAYREYPDDSLDLDPSMLDSIWKPDLFFANEKGANFHEVTTDNKLLRIFKNGNVLYSIRLTLILSCPMDLKNFPMDIQTCTMQLESFGYTMNDLIFEWLEEQEAVQVAEGLTLPQFILRDEKDLGYCTKYYNTGKFTCIEVKFHLERQMGYYLIQMYIPSLLIVILSWVSFWINMDAAPARVGLGITTVLTMTTQSAGSRASLPKVSYVKAIDIWMAVCLLFVFAALLEYAAVNFVSRQHKEFMRLRRRQRRQRMGLSSGTASLESLRQLSSRHSSEHTYATLSQLSSSREEELSRESRFYLRGYGLGQCLQPKEGAGEGPGMYSPPAASAVLREGESLRRRYIDRAKRIDTISRAVFPFTFLVFNIFYWVVYKVLRSEDIHLVP, from the exons ATGGGTGCGCTCCGGGCCGGTGCCCtcgccttcctcctcctcctcctcctcggctGCCTCCTGCCCCGGCGCGGCCCGCTCAG GCTGGTCTCAGGGCGGGAGGAGATTAAAGCTGGTTCCCGAAGCTCACCCCAGCCCATGTCACCCTCTGATTTCCTGGACAAGCTCATGGGACGAACCTCAGGGTACGACGCCCGCATTCGACCCAACTTCAAAG GTCCACCCGTCAACGTGACATGCAACATCTTCATCAACAGCTTTGGCTCCGTCACCGAGACCACCATG GACTACCGGGTGAACGTGTTCCTGCGGCAGCAGTGGAACGACCCCCGCCTGGCGTACCGGGAGTACCCTGACGACTCCCTCGACCTCGACCCCTCCATGCTTGACTCCATCTGGAAGCCAGACTTGTTCTTTGCCAACGAGAAAGGGGCCAATTTCCACGAGGTCACCACTGACAACAAGCTCCTGCGCATCTTCAAGAATGGCAATGTGCTCTACAGCATTAG gctgacACTGATCCTGTCCTGCCCCATGGACCTCAAGAACTTCCCCATGGACATCCAGACATGTACCATGCAGCTGGAGAGTT TTGGCTACACTATGAACGACCTCATCTTCGAatggctggaggagcaggaggctgtgcAGGTGGCAGAGGGCTTGACACTCCCACAGTTCATCCTCAGGGATGAGAAGGACCTGGGCTATTGCACCAAGTACTACAACACAG GCAAGTTCACCTGCATCGAGGTGAAGTTCCACCTGGAGAGGCAGATGGGTTACTACCTGATCCAGATGTACATCCCCAGCCTGCTCATTGTCATCCTCTCCTGGGTCTCCTTCTGGATCAACATGGATGCGGCGCCAGCCCGGGTGGGCTTGGGCATCACCACGGTGCTCACCATGACCACGCAGAGTGCTGGCTCCCGGGCCTCCCTGCCCAAG GTGTCCTACGTGAAGGCCATTGACATCTGGATGGCCGTGTGCCTGCTCTTTGTCTTCGCCGCCTTGCTGGAGTACGCAGCCGTCAACTTTGTCTCCCGCCAGCACAAGGAGTTCATGCGCCTGCGCCGCCGCCAGCGCCGGCAGAGGATG GGCCTGAGCAGCGGGACGGCCAGCCTGGAGTCCCTGCGGCAGCTGAGCAGCCGGCACAGCAGCGAGCACACCTACGCGACGCTCTCGCAGCTCTCCAGCTCCCGG gaggaagagctcaGCCGTGAGAGCCGCTTCTACCTGCGAGGCTACGGGCTGGGCCAGTGCCTGCAGCCGAaggagggggctggggagggcccTGGCATGTACAGCCCCCCGGCAGCCAGCGCCGTGCTGCGGGAAGGGGAGAGCCTCCGCAGGCGCTACATCGACCGGGCCAAGCGTATCGACACCATCTCCCGAGCCGTCTTCCCCTTCACCTTCCTGGTCTTCAACATCTTCTACTGGGTGGTTTACAAAGTGCTGCGCTCAGAGGACATCCACTTGGtgccctga